A section of the Nitrospirota bacterium genome encodes:
- the hfq gene encoding RNA chaperone Hfq, with the protein MSSTGKGQNLQDTYLNQLRRDKIPVIIYLTNGVRLKGVIKGFDNFVILLKENADSLIYKHAISTILPEKEIELRFESQP; encoded by the coding sequence ATGTCCAGTACCGGCAAAGGACAGAATCTTCAGGATACCTATCTGAATCAGCTCAGGAGAGACAAGATACCCGTGATTATCTACCTCACAAACGGCGTCCGACTGAAAGGCGTGATTAAAGGGTTTGATAATTTTGTCATATTGTTGAAGGAAAATGCCGATTCACTTATTTACAAGCATGCAATCTCAACGATTCTGCCGGAGAAAGAGATTGAGCTGAGGTTTGAATCACAGCCATAA
- a CDS encoding SurA N-terminal domain-containing protein encodes MLKALRTHAKYFYVLFFIVILSFIFWGVGPLDENGGVQVVAEVGKYKITADDYWKTYDRAYRFYRDVYREKFDEEMEKEMNLKEKVLNTMINERILLAAAKDMGVTVTDEELQESIAREPFFLKNGVFDKEVYLNRLKLNRVTPELYENLKRQELTIDKIRNLIELTVDVSDVDVGVPKTSGNEQVVGMLSQAMLNEKRTKAVESYIEGLKKQIKIKMNKDVIS; translated from the coding sequence ATGCTGAAGGCGCTGCGCACGCATGCAAAGTATTTCTATGTCCTTTTCTTCATTGTCATACTTTCCTTCATATTCTGGGGTGTTGGACCGCTTGACGAAAACGGCGGGGTCCAGGTAGTGGCAGAGGTCGGAAAATACAAGATCACCGCAGACGATTACTGGAAAACCTACGACCGGGCGTACCGTTTTTACCGGGATGTCTACAGGGAGAAGTTCGATGAAGAAATGGAAAAGGAGATGAATCTCAAGGAGAAAGTCCTGAATACCATGATCAACGAGCGCATCCTGCTGGCAGCAGCCAAGGACATGGGCGTTACCGTCACCGATGAGGAACTCCAGGAATCGATTGCCCGTGAACCGTTCTTTCTGAAAAACGGCGTATTTGACAAGGAAGTATATCTGAACAGGCTGAAACTGAACAGGGTTACCCCTGAATTATATGAGAACCTCAAACGCCAGGAACTGACTATCGACAAAATTCGCAACCTGATCGAACTCACCGTTGACGTCTCCGATGTCGATGTCGGGGTGCCGAAGACGTCGGGGAATGAGCAGGTTGTCGGCATGCTGAGTCAGGCGATGCTGAATGAAAAAAGAACCAAGGCGGTTGAATCGTACATTGAAGGGCTGAAAAAACAGATAAAGATCAAGATGAATAAGGATGTGATCAGCTGA
- the miaA gene encoding tRNA (adenosine(37)-N6)-dimethylallyltransferase MiaA has product MNKVIILLGPTGVGKTGASILLAKQLDTEIISADSMQIYRHMDIGTAKPTAEELSAVPHHMIGIAGPWEAFSTGKYIAAVLPVLKRLHCQNRIPVVVGGTGLYIRAMTRGIFRGPSADWTLRQELLSLEQEERGALYSCLKDIDPLAAGKITPNDTRRIIRALEVCIAGRMRMSDMQEKLTQPLPCDFLKIGITRERKELYRMIEQRVDLMMEKGLLEEVRALMSMNPDRTPLQAIGYKEMAMHLNGTVSAEEAVRLIKRNTKRYAKRQFTWFRKEEDIEWIDITGVFDHDEVFRRIFNVLEGRLSQNDL; this is encoded by the coding sequence ATGAACAAGGTCATCATCCTCCTCGGCCCCACCGGTGTCGGCAAGACCGGTGCCTCGATACTTCTCGCAAAACAACTGGATACCGAAATCATCAGTGCGGATTCAATGCAGATATACCGGCATATGGACATCGGGACCGCGAAACCGACTGCGGAGGAGCTGTCTGCGGTGCCACATCACATGATCGGCATTGCCGGGCCATGGGAAGCATTCAGCACCGGAAAATATATCGCTGCGGTTCTTCCCGTGCTCAAACGCCTGCACTGCCAGAACAGGATACCGGTGGTGGTGGGCGGTACAGGGCTTTATATCAGGGCGATGACACGCGGCATTTTCCGCGGACCTTCCGCAGACTGGACGCTGAGACAGGAACTCCTGTCCCTGGAACAGGAAGAACGCGGCGCGCTCTATTCCTGCCTGAAGGACATCGATCCCTTAGCTGCGGGCAAAATAACCCCGAATGATACCCGGAGAATAATCAGGGCACTTGAGGTCTGCATTGCCGGCCGCATGCGCATGTCCGACATGCAGGAAAAACTCACGCAGCCGCTTCCCTGTGATTTTCTCAAGATCGGCATTACCCGGGAGAGGAAGGAATTGTACCGGATGATTGAGCAGCGGGTTGACCTCATGATGGAAAAGGGGCTTCTCGAAGAAGTCAGGGCTCTCATGTCGATGAACCCCGACAGGACGCCGTTGCAGGCGATAGGGTATAAAGAGATGGCAATGCATCTGAACGGAACGGTGTCTGCTGAGGAGGCGGTCAGGCTCATCAAAAGAAATACGAAACGCTATGCAAAGAGGCAATTTACCTGGTTCAGGAAAGAGGAAGATATCGAATGGATTGACATCACCGGGGTCTTCGACCACGACGAGGTGTTCAGGCGGATCTTCAATGTGCTTGAAGGCCGGTTGTCACAAAATGACCTTTAA
- a CDS encoding NUDIX hydrolase, producing the protein MNHSHNQRNPVPTIDVIIEYHGGIVMIKRKHPPEGWALPGGFVDYGETLESAAVREAKEETGLDVRLIRQFHTYSDPGRDTRCHTITTVFIAEAEGDAVAGDDAADISVFTTQHLPEQIAFDHRDIINDYFTGRY; encoded by the coding sequence TTGAATCACAGCCATAACCAGAGAAATCCTGTTCCGACGATAGACGTAATCATAGAGTACCACGGAGGCATCGTAATGATAAAAAGAAAACACCCGCCAGAGGGATGGGCTTTGCCCGGCGGATTTGTGGACTACGGGGAAACCCTCGAGTCTGCTGCAGTCCGCGAGGCAAAAGAGGAGACAGGGCTTGATGTGCGGCTTATCAGGCAATTCCATACCTATTCCGACCCCGGGAGGGATACCCGTTGCCATACGATAACTACCGTATTTATCGCAGAGGCTGAAGGCGATGCTGTGGCAGGAGACGATGCCGCAGATATCAGCGTATTCACCACGCAGCATCTGCCTGAGCAGATTGCGTTTGATCACAGGGATATCATCAATGATTATTTCACAGGGAGGTATTAG
- a CDS encoding sigma-54 dependent transcriptional regulator, with the protein MLKILYALKSPSEEILSLLKGHQIDAFSGDQSFNEAVSKNNYDLILLEEEIDSIMQIKATDPRAEVILFGDHEANAVEAISAGAFAYFTLPVDNMGRIQETIDIVSDIVKTKTEVAELENQLTSKYTFAGVVGKNPQMLDIFTFMRRIAPYFRVVTIMGETGTGKEKIAKTLHEVSPAAKHPFITVNCGALGKNLIESELFGHRKGSFTGALADKTGLFEAAGEGTIFLDEIGELPLAIQPHLLRVLQDGEFRPIGSTRTIKAKCNIIAATNRDLIADVKKERFREDLFYRLTPLTITLPPLRTRKDELPHLCRHFLRNFSNKTGKKIFGISRPSQAALFAHDWPGNVRMLESVLEHAAIMTKENFIRLEDLPSYIISENPNEEQVTLPLSLDDVIKTHIEKVLRDCDGNRSKAAEKLNINRNALLRKMKRYSIT; encoded by the coding sequence ATGTTAAAAATACTTTATGCCCTCAAAAGTCCCTCAGAAGAAATTCTCTCTCTTCTTAAGGGGCATCAGATAGACGCATTTTCCGGAGACCAATCTTTTAATGAAGCAGTATCCAAGAACAATTATGATCTGATTCTGCTCGAAGAAGAAATCGACAGCATTATGCAAATCAAAGCTACAGATCCAAGGGCTGAGGTGATTTTGTTCGGCGATCATGAAGCAAATGCTGTTGAAGCAATAAGCGCGGGTGCATTTGCGTATTTCACGTTGCCAGTCGACAACATGGGGCGGATTCAGGAGACGATAGATATAGTATCAGACATTGTGAAGACAAAAACAGAGGTTGCCGAATTGGAAAATCAACTGACCTCCAAATATACTTTTGCGGGCGTTGTGGGAAAAAACCCGCAGATGCTTGATATATTCACTTTCATGAGACGTATCGCACCCTATTTCAGGGTAGTCACAATCATGGGAGAGACCGGCACAGGGAAAGAGAAAATCGCGAAAACGCTTCATGAAGTAAGTCCCGCTGCCAAACATCCATTCATCACGGTTAACTGCGGTGCATTAGGGAAGAATCTTATCGAATCGGAACTTTTCGGCCACAGGAAAGGTTCTTTTACAGGAGCTCTTGCGGATAAAACTGGTTTATTTGAAGCTGCAGGCGAAGGCACGATATTTCTTGATGAAATTGGAGAGCTTCCCCTTGCCATACAGCCACATCTCCTCAGGGTGTTGCAGGATGGTGAATTCAGGCCAATCGGAAGCACCCGTACAATAAAAGCTAAATGCAACATTATAGCTGCAACAAATAGGGATTTGATTGCTGACGTGAAAAAAGAACGTTTTCGAGAAGATCTTTTCTACAGGCTTACCCCGTTAACAATTACGTTGCCGCCATTGAGGACGAGAAAGGACGAGTTGCCTCACCTTTGCCGCCATTTTCTCAGGAATTTCAGCAATAAGACCGGAAAAAAGATATTTGGCATTTCAAGACCGTCTCAGGCTGCACTCTTTGCGCATGACTGGCCAGGCAATGTGAGAATGCTCGAAAGCGTCCTTGAACATGCGGCAATAATGACCAAGGAAAATTTTATACGACTGGAAGACCTGCCTTCGTATATAATTAGCGAGAACCCTAATGAAGAACAAGTAACGTTACCGTTATCACTTGATGATGTTATAAAGACGCATATAGAGAAAGTCCTCCGCGATTGCGACGGTAACAGAAGCAAGGCAGCAGAAAAATTAAACATCAACAGAAATGCCCTGCTCAGGAAAATGAAAAGATACTCAATTACTTAG
- the mutL gene encoding DNA mismatch repair endonuclease MutL: MPQIKVLPSDLRNKIAAGEVIERPASVVKELIENSIDADSRDIRVDVLYSGKRLIRISDDGTGMDREDALLCCERHATSKLSHEDDLFHITTMGFRGEALPSIASVSKITLVTGLRGVPSGISVEIHGGAVKEIKDFPAVGTTVEVRDLFFNTPARKKFLKAHSTELFHIIDTVTKEALSHWEIGFRLTSDKKEVVLLPPASGFRERIMQVYGEEFLEGLIGVSAEADGIAMQAYVSGGENFRNMKSHQLIFINRRPIKDRALSHAVYAAYEGVLPRDRHPVYFLFLDIDPDKIDINVHPTKQEVRFEDREHIYRLVRSSIAEAVKSDRAEYARQFSEMPESASVHERSGAYPAAYPEHLRSGASGVSESPGLPYRPSLPFLYLGDTFIALSGKGGLILIDHHAASERVLYEKFLQGIHLNAHRLLFPKQVHLSPREYRVILENLQILGNFGIEIDDFGPETIIVRTLPDVLKDADMQGVLSDVALCILEGIPPDKSFREAIAARIACHSSVRGRDILSPEEVSSLLADLEQTEHPDQCPHGRPTRIFLSLEDLKKMFKRK; encoded by the coding sequence ATGCCGCAGATAAAGGTTCTCCCTTCTGACTTACGGAACAAGATAGCCGCCGGAGAGGTCATTGAACGTCCCGCGTCAGTGGTTAAGGAGTTGATAGAAAACTCGATCGATGCAGACAGCAGGGATATCAGGGTCGATGTCCTGTACTCGGGGAAGCGTCTCATTAGGATATCTGATGACGGAACCGGAATGGACCGGGAGGACGCGCTCCTCTGCTGCGAGCGGCATGCGACAAGCAAACTTTCGCACGAAGACGACCTTTTCCACATAACAACCATGGGATTCAGGGGAGAGGCCCTTCCTTCCATCGCGTCTGTTTCGAAGATCACGCTTGTGACCGGATTGAGAGGCGTGCCTTCCGGGATTTCGGTCGAAATACATGGCGGTGCGGTGAAGGAGATAAAGGACTTCCCCGCAGTCGGCACCACGGTTGAGGTAAGAGACCTTTTTTTCAACACCCCTGCCCGGAAGAAATTCCTGAAGGCACACAGCACAGAGCTTTTTCATATTATCGATACGGTTACAAAGGAGGCCCTTTCCCACTGGGAGATCGGGTTCAGGCTCACCTCAGACAAAAAAGAGGTTGTTCTTCTTCCGCCCGCATCCGGTTTCAGGGAACGCATTATGCAGGTCTATGGCGAGGAGTTTCTTGAAGGCCTCATTGGGGTAAGTGCAGAGGCGGATGGAATCGCGATGCAGGCATATGTGTCAGGAGGCGAAAATTTCAGAAACATGAAGTCGCATCAGCTGATTTTCATAAACAGGCGTCCGATAAAGGACAGGGCGTTATCGCATGCGGTCTATGCTGCGTACGAAGGAGTGCTGCCGCGCGACAGGCATCCGGTGTACTTTCTCTTCCTTGACATTGATCCGGACAAGATCGATATCAATGTGCATCCGACAAAACAGGAGGTCAGGTTCGAGGACAGGGAACACATCTACCGTCTTGTGCGCAGCAGCATCGCGGAGGCGGTAAAAAGCGACCGGGCGGAATATGCGCGGCAATTCTCCGAGATGCCGGAGTCCGCTTCAGTTCATGAGAGGTCCGGAGCATATCCTGCCGCATACCCTGAGCACCTTCGCTCCGGTGCGTCCGGGGTTTCCGAGAGTCCTGGACTCCCCTACAGGCCATCGCTGCCTTTCCTCTATCTCGGCGATACCTTTATCGCGCTTTCAGGCAAAGGGGGGCTGATACTGATCGACCATCATGCAGCCAGCGAGAGGGTGCTCTATGAGAAATTTTTGCAGGGAATACACCTGAACGCGCACCGCCTGCTGTTTCCGAAACAGGTCCATCTTTCGCCGAGGGAATACCGGGTAATCCTTGAAAATCTGCAGATACTCGGCAACTTCGGAATAGAGATAGATGACTTCGGTCCGGAGACGATTATTGTCCGCACTCTCCCCGACGTGCTGAAAGATGCCGATATGCAGGGTGTTCTCTCTGATGTTGCCTTATGCATCCTTGAGGGTATTCCCCCCGACAAATCGTTCAGAGAAGCGATTGCTGCACGTATCGCCTGTCACAGCTCGGTCAGGGGCAGAGATATCCTGAGCCCTGAAGAGGTCTCCTCGCTCCTCGCGGACCTCGAACAGACCGAGCACCCTGACCAGTGCCCCCACGGCAGGCCGACAAGGATCTTTCTGTCGTTGGAAGATCTGAAGAAAATGTTCAAGAGGAAATGA
- a CDS encoding S8 family serine peptidase: MFSNKFLYLRRFAVFLLVLMIAGGLFSHAMAEQPSSTSSLIIRMVSGLSAYEQAAVIHANGGTETSSIPALRLHVVEVQADQLSTILENYQSDPRVESAAEDKIREVQGMPADPDYGFQWALSKIGWDLVYGILFPWQSSKVAILDTGVQANHEDLAANVIMGRSFLDDSHGLSDSHGHGTWLAGIIAAITDNNYGIAGIGLDRVKIMPVTVMNADGTGQDSDIISGIIWAADNGADVILMGFSNPGFSPFLQEAVDYAWSKNVVLVAATGNEGISDPTFPAGARGVIGVSATDYSDNLASFSNFGQSVFLAAPGEDIATTGLENSIVSLNGTSASAAIVAGVAAFMKADDPTLTNGVIVGRLARTADPAGTHEQTGNGRVNMAAAMADTGLDEIQPAGVEAGGGPYVGPYKIAASISGATTTIYNYSSNCPPTTSESTSFILGSQVSAKSSVTVTGGGTAAYRMQWYKSTTTFDSSTLVRDTVSGNLSSGTNNVCDSYTPVTAASHTVLICKTGNSGACAPGNIVGSATYTVNSLDPTKLAFTSTVFTRTVGECSPQITVQTQDASNTPTNPTSNMTVNLSSSSGGGTFYSDASCTSSITSVTILSTGNTASFYYKDLNAGAPTITASATGLTSANQTETINKADQTITFGTLADRTYGDAPFAVSATASSSLTVAFSSLTAAKCTVSGTTVTIVEPGTCTIRASQAGNANYNAASDVDRSFAINKKSLTVIAHDKNRIYGEPNPALSGSLTGVVNGDGITASYSTTATQSSPVGTYTITPSLHDPNSKLNNYSVTIDNGALTIDKRPTTLVYQGQSAGLYSDCVRVSARLTDDTSGSGIAGKTINFMIGAATASAVTDANGVAATGMTLSSANMPGTYQVSVSFGPDDIYSNSTTSQSFTINAAKVGPLAGQAVYTGNVFFWTTVTTNSNTVSLALSATIQDVDQVCTSDIRNARVTFAIRNSNGLYTPINGAANLPVGLVNPDDRKVGTASAIVQYNMGNAYVTSLDIAVIVGGGYLLNNPVHDTIVTVAKPLDNGWIIGGGKTTNGTDSRGYIAGAAGQSTDFSFDVKYNKSGANPQGAVNITVRSYYKPDGSIGNVLRTYKIKSTAIAVLTVQKPSGTASFSSKANLVDITDPANSIAIEGGAQLQIHIKDGNQANGNGDTIAMTLQRKAGGVWFSSKWSANKTVPMPIAQGDIVVK, encoded by the coding sequence ATGTTCAGTAACAAATTCTTGTATCTCAGGCGATTTGCAGTTTTTCTTTTGGTCTTGATGATAGCGGGAGGGTTATTTTCCCACGCCATGGCCGAACAGCCATCCTCTACCTCATCGCTGATCATCAGGATGGTAAGCGGCCTTTCTGCGTATGAACAGGCCGCCGTCATTCATGCAAACGGGGGTACTGAGACTTCTTCGATTCCGGCGCTGCGCCTTCATGTTGTCGAGGTTCAGGCAGACCAACTTTCAACAATCCTGGAGAACTACCAGTCTGACCCGAGGGTTGAGAGTGCCGCAGAGGATAAAATCAGGGAGGTGCAGGGTATGCCCGCTGACCCCGATTACGGCTTTCAGTGGGCCCTGTCGAAAATAGGCTGGGACCTTGTCTATGGTATCCTTTTCCCATGGCAATCATCAAAAGTTGCCATTCTTGACACGGGAGTTCAGGCAAACCATGAAGACCTTGCCGCAAACGTTATCATGGGCAGGTCTTTTCTTGATGATTCTCACGGCCTGAGCGACTCCCATGGTCATGGCACATGGCTTGCCGGCATAATCGCCGCTATCACTGACAACAACTATGGCATAGCCGGTATCGGTCTGGACAGAGTGAAAATAATGCCCGTTACGGTAATGAACGCTGACGGCACAGGCCAGGACAGCGATATCATAAGTGGCATTATCTGGGCAGCAGATAACGGTGCTGACGTAATCCTGATGGGTTTCAGCAACCCCGGCTTCAGCCCTTTTCTCCAGGAAGCGGTTGACTATGCATGGTCAAAGAATGTCGTTTTAGTGGCAGCCACGGGAAATGAAGGAATAAGCGACCCAACGTTTCCGGCTGGTGCCCGCGGAGTTATCGGGGTTTCAGCAACAGATTATTCTGACAACCTCGCCTCTTTCAGCAACTTTGGGCAGAGCGTGTTTCTCGCAGCACCAGGAGAGGACATTGCAACGACCGGTCTTGAAAATTCCATTGTATCCCTGAACGGAACATCTGCATCAGCGGCAATTGTTGCAGGTGTCGCGGCTTTTATGAAGGCTGATGACCCAACCCTCACCAATGGGGTAATCGTGGGGCGTCTCGCGCGCACTGCAGATCCTGCAGGCACGCACGAGCAGACCGGAAACGGCCGCGTGAATATGGCTGCGGCAATGGCGGATACGGGGCTTGATGAAATACAGCCGGCCGGTGTTGAGGCAGGCGGAGGGCCATATGTGGGGCCGTATAAAATAGCAGCCAGTATAAGTGGCGCCACAACAACAATCTATAATTATAGTTCTAATTGTCCCCCCACAACATCAGAATCAACATCTTTCATTTTGGGCAGTCAGGTAAGTGCAAAATCCTCGGTTACAGTTACTGGAGGTGGCACCGCGGCTTATCGTATGCAATGGTATAAAAGTACGACCACATTTGATTCTTCAACTTTGGTGAGAGACACCGTGTCAGGCAATTTATCGTCGGGCACAAACAATGTGTGTGACTCATATACCCCCGTAACTGCAGCGAGTCATACAGTTCTCATTTGCAAAACTGGCAATAGCGGAGCTTGCGCCCCGGGCAACATAGTTGGAAGTGCGACATATACTGTTAATTCTTTAGATCCCACCAAGCTTGCCTTTACATCCACTGTATTCACAAGGACTGTTGGAGAGTGCTCACCACAAATAACAGTACAAACACAAGACGCCAGCAATACGCCAACCAACCCGACAAGTAATATGACAGTTAATCTGAGCAGCTCCTCCGGAGGCGGAACATTTTATAGCGATGCCTCCTGCACAAGTTCCATCACAAGCGTAACGATCCTCTCCACAGGCAATACGGCGAGTTTCTACTATAAAGATTTGAATGCTGGTGCGCCGACAATCACTGCTTCAGCTACCGGGCTTACATCTGCCAATCAAACAGAAACCATCAATAAGGCAGATCAGACAATCACATTTGGCACACTTGCCGACAGGACGTATGGTGATGCGCCCTTTGCGGTGAGCGCAACAGCCTCATCGTCATTGACGGTGGCCTTCAGCAGCTTGACTGCGGCTAAGTGCACAGTATCCGGCACGACGGTCACGATTGTGGAGCCAGGCACATGCACCATAAGGGCCTCGCAGGCGGGTAATGCAAATTACAATGCGGCGTCTGATGTAGACCGTTCATTTGCCATCAATAAGAAATCACTCACTGTCATTGCTCATGATAAGAACAGGATTTACGGTGAGCCGAACCCGGCACTGAGCGGTTCGCTTACCGGCGTTGTGAACGGCGATGGCATTACTGCAAGCTACAGCACAACTGCGACACAGTCCAGTCCTGTGGGGACGTATACGATCACACCGTCCTTGCATGATCCAAACAGCAAGTTGAACAACTATTCAGTCACGATTGATAACGGTGCGCTGACAATAGACAAGAGACCGACAACGCTGGTATATCAGGGACAATCTGCAGGACTGTATTCTGATTGCGTGAGAGTCTCTGCCAGGCTAACCGATGACACTTCTGGCTCAGGCATTGCGGGCAAGACGATTAACTTCATGATTGGTGCAGCTACAGCCAGCGCAGTAACAGATGCCAATGGGGTTGCAGCAACAGGCATGACGCTGAGTTCTGCGAATATGCCCGGCACGTATCAGGTAAGTGTCTCATTCGGTCCCGATGACATCTATTCCAATAGCACCACATCACAGAGCTTCACTATTAACGCAGCTAAAGTTGGGCCACTTGCCGGTCAGGCGGTGTATACAGGCAATGTATTCTTCTGGACAACGGTAACAACGAACAGCAATACTGTTTCGCTTGCCTTAAGCGCTACGATTCAGGATGTTGATCAGGTATGCACCAGTGATATCCGCAATGCAAGGGTAACATTTGCAATCCGCAACTCAAATGGTTTATATACACCAATCAACGGGGCTGCAAATTTGCCTGTTGGCCTTGTGAATCCAGACGACAGGAAGGTAGGAACCGCGAGTGCAATCGTTCAGTACAATATGGGCAATGCCTATGTAACATCACTTGACATCGCTGTAATTGTCGGCGGCGGCTATCTTCTCAATAATCCGGTTCACGACACGATTGTCACGGTTGCAAAACCGTTGGATAATGGATGGATTATTGGAGGCGGCAAGACAACAAATGGAACAGACTCCAGAGGGTATATTGCCGGCGCAGCAGGCCAGTCAACGGATTTTTCATTTGACGTAAAGTATAACAAGAGTGGCGCGAATCCCCAGGGGGCTGTCAATATCACTGTGCGCAGTTACTATAAACCTGACGGTTCAATAGGTAATGTGCTTCGCACCTATAAGATCAAGAGCACGGCTATTGCAGTATTGACGGTGCAGAAACCATCCGGAACAGCGAGTTTCAGCAGCAAGGCTAATCTCGTTGATATTACGGATCCGGCCAACTCTATCGCAATAGAGGGCGGGGCACAGTTGCAAATCCACATTAAGGATGGTAATCAGGCAAATGGAAATGGTGATACCATTGCCATGACTCTGCAGAGGAAAGCAGGCGGGGTTTGGTTCTCCAGCAAGTGGTCAGCCAACAAGACTGTACCGATGCCAATTGCTCAGGGAGACATAGTTGTTAAATAA
- a CDS encoding HD domain-containing phosphohydrolase, giving the protein MKTKVIDTIKEKIKLLNYIVALIVLALLFLVLRFLYYEWDFITNPSIVAMLSFCAFLSVIGLYLSNKVSRQAANEIEDYSRKLDDVLNFTLDIKEEKHGDILLEKILGHALTITDAHAGSIMIVDKDRLVFKNVKGPESSKLQGVSVPKTEGIAGRVVQIGEPVIVNDVRQDVRFNPEIDRLTGYETKSILCAPLKLSTGVIGVIELLNKNSNLFAEKDAEVLTYFANQAALAIDMAKFYEDQKNFEIHLTDILLNAIDSHIEKRGHSKRVAKYSLSIAQAMNMPESEKKKLYTACLLHDIGFLNNLYLKNSNTKNDYKTHPQLGYEMLRSINFYAHIAPIVLYHHERYDGAGYPSGLKGQEIPLESRIIAIAEAFDVMVSKDSYKCKGKMHGNGVNPFIVEFQEAVGELKSNAGTQFDPELVGMFIDKVTFEHVYV; this is encoded by the coding sequence GTGAAAACAAAAGTAATAGATACCATTAAGGAAAAGATCAAACTGCTTAATTATATTGTGGCGCTCATTGTCCTTGCATTACTCTTTCTCGTTTTGCGCTTCTTGTACTACGAATGGGACTTTATTACAAATCCTTCAATAGTAGCAATGCTCTCATTTTGTGCGTTCCTGAGTGTCATAGGTCTTTATCTATCAAACAAGGTTTCGAGGCAGGCTGCAAACGAGATAGAGGATTACAGTCGAAAGCTTGATGACGTGCTTAATTTTACACTGGATATAAAGGAAGAAAAACACGGGGATATTCTGTTGGAGAAAATACTGGGACATGCATTAACAATAACTGACGCTCATGCAGGGTCTATCATGATAGTTGATAAAGACAGGCTTGTCTTTAAGAATGTAAAAGGACCGGAGAGCAGTAAACTGCAAGGGGTTTCTGTGCCAAAAACCGAAGGGATAGCAGGGAGGGTTGTGCAAATCGGCGAGCCGGTAATTGTTAATGATGTCAGACAGGACGTCCGGTTCAATCCTGAAATAGACAGGCTGACAGGGTATGAGACCAAGTCCATCCTTTGCGCACCATTGAAGTTAAGCACAGGCGTGATCGGCGTAATTGAACTGTTGAATAAAAATTCGAATTTATTTGCTGAGAAGGATGCAGAAGTCCTCACGTATTTTGCGAATCAGGCTGCCCTGGCGATTGACATGGCAAAATTTTATGAGGATCAGAAGAATTTCGAGATCCATCTCACAGATATTTTGCTGAATGCCATCGACAGTCACATAGAAAAACGGGGGCATTCAAAAAGAGTTGCAAAATACAGTCTTTCGATTGCACAGGCGATGAACATGCCCGAGAGTGAGAAAAAAAAGTTGTATACCGCATGCCTGCTCCACGATATTGGTTTTCTCAACAACTTATACCTGAAAAATTCAAATACCAAAAATGACTATAAAACACATCCCCAGCTTGGCTATGAAATGCTGCGATCGATAAATTTTTATGCTCACATTGCACCAATTGTCCTGTACCATCATGAACGATATGACGGTGCAGGGTATCCTTCGGGATTGAAAGGTCAAGAAATCCCTCTTGAGTCCAGAATTATCGCAATTGCAGAGGCATTTGATGTGATGGTGAGCAAGGATTCATACAAATGCAAGGGAAAGATGCATGGTAATGGTGTAAATCCATTTATTGTTGAATTTCAGGAGGCAGTCGGGGAACTGAAGAGCAATGCAGGAACCCAGTTTGACCCGGAACTTGTTGGGATGTTCATTGATAAGGTAACTTTTGAGCATGTGTATGTGTAA